A genome region from Hymenobacter tibetensis includes the following:
- a CDS encoding agmatinase family protein, which translates to MASTHTSDLEKKLADFDPNALGDSQGGVYGLPFTVPEAQVIIVPVPWEVTVSYRAGTAEGPEAIREASLQVDLYDPDMPDAWRMGLAMEDADEKVAQQSQQLRKQAAAYIKWLEAGEPAAEAATHADVPAAITKQGLHLLNYLKQKTGAYLDAGKGVVLLGGDHSTPLGYLHALAERHEEFGILQIDAHCDLRPAYEGFEYSHASIMYNALKLPQVKKMVQVGIRDLSQQEAETVEHSQGRIVMFHNRFLSDERFAKKSWKKVCGKIIAQLPQKVYLSFDIDGLDPKLCPGTGTPVPGGLEFEEALYLIREVVRSGRTIIGCDLNEVAPGDTDWNAIVGARLLYSMANWMGVSQGRLTDKGAEK; encoded by the coding sequence ATGGCTTCAACCCACACTTCTGACCTCGAGAAAAAGCTCGCCGACTTCGACCCTAATGCGTTGGGTGATTCCCAAGGGGGCGTATATGGTCTTCCCTTCACTGTGCCGGAAGCGCAGGTAATAATTGTACCTGTGCCCTGGGAGGTAACGGTTTCGTATCGTGCGGGTACTGCGGAAGGCCCCGAAGCCATTCGGGAGGCTTCCTTGCAAGTGGATCTGTACGACCCGGACATGCCAGATGCCTGGCGTATGGGCCTGGCTATGGAAGATGCCGACGAAAAAGTGGCGCAGCAAAGCCAGCAGCTGCGGAAGCAGGCAGCTGCTTACATCAAGTGGCTTGAAGCAGGCGAGCCTGCCGCCGAGGCCGCCACGCACGCCGACGTGCCCGCTGCTATTACCAAGCAGGGGTTACACTTGTTGAACTACCTCAAGCAAAAAACCGGTGCCTACCTTGATGCCGGCAAAGGCGTGGTGTTGCTTGGTGGCGACCATAGCACTCCCCTTGGGTATCTGCACGCGCTGGCCGAGCGCCACGAGGAGTTTGGTATCCTGCAAATCGACGCGCACTGTGACCTGCGCCCCGCATACGAAGGCTTCGAGTACTCGCACGCTTCCATCATGTACAATGCGCTTAAGCTGCCGCAGGTGAAAAAGATGGTGCAGGTAGGTATTCGGGACCTAAGTCAGCAGGAAGCCGAAACCGTGGAGCATAGCCAAGGCCGTATTGTGATGTTTCACAACCGTTTCCTGAGCGACGAGCGGTTCGCTAAGAAATCGTGGAAGAAGGTGTGCGGCAAAATCATTGCGCAGCTGCCGCAGAAGGTATACTTGAGCTTTGATATTGATGGACTCGACCCCAAACTCTGCCCCGGTACGGGTACGCCAGTGCCTGGTGGGCTGGAGTTTGAGGAGGCCCTCTACCTTATCCGCGAAGTGGTACGCTCCGGACGGACTATCATCGGCTGCGACTTAAACGAAGTAGCTCCCGGCGACACTGACTGGAACGCCATTGTGGGGGCCCGCTTGCTGTATAGCATGGCCAATTGGATGGGCGTTTCGCAGGGGCGTCTTACGGACAAGGGCGCTGAAAAGTAG
- a CDS encoding response regulator, protein MKNRILIVDDSFYMRTMLKNVLTDAGYEVVGEAANGQQAIELAASTKPDLITLDVILPDNTGLDVLKGIRENDPDVKVVMCSAVGQEVIVNEALESGASAYIVKPFSEEKVLEIVGGALGAE, encoded by the coding sequence ATGAAAAACCGCATCCTCATCGTCGATGACTCTTTTTACATGCGTACGATGCTCAAGAATGTGCTCACCGATGCCGGCTATGAGGTAGTAGGCGAGGCTGCCAATGGCCAGCAGGCTATTGAACTGGCTGCTTCTACTAAGCCCGACCTTATCACCCTCGACGTAATTCTGCCCGATAATACCGGCCTGGATGTGCTCAAAGGCATTCGTGAGAATGACCCCGACGTAAAAGTGGTGATGTGCAGCGCCGTGGGCCAGGAGGTTATCGTGAATGAAGCACTGGAAAGCGGCGCTTCTGCTTATATCGTCAAGCCGTTCTCTGAGGAGAAGGTCCTGGAAATAGTAGGAGGAGCGTTGGGCGCGGAATAA
- a CDS encoding DUF4349 domain-containing protein, translating to MESSSPSEDPIASVADKQAITEAAQDPATPARVAAAPAATRKLVYHAEVRVKVADLDRANARMDSLTRTYGAYVSDASETRQDGERQHQMKIRVVPSRFHAMLGSLNGLGALVSKTLGTDDVTAEHADVSARLGTKRALEQRYVALLSQAKKVSDILEIEEKLAEVRGDIESTESRLKTLNDLVAYSTITLTYFQELPLNAPDAPVLSFGSRLVQSFYDGWELLTGLVLALVTAWPLLLGGALGLWGLRAWRQRRRQQTAATSA from the coding sequence ATGGAATCAAGCTCTCCCTCAGAAGATCCTATTGCATCTGTTGCTGATAAACAAGCCATTACGGAAGCCGCTCAAGACCCCGCCACGCCAGCCAGAGTTGCAGCCGCGCCGGCCGCAACGCGCAAGCTTGTTTACCATGCCGAAGTGCGGGTGAAAGTAGCAGACCTAGACCGGGCTAACGCCCGCATGGACAGCCTCACGCGCACCTATGGCGCCTACGTATCAGATGCTTCCGAAACGCGACAGGACGGGGAGCGGCAGCACCAGATGAAGATTCGGGTGGTGCCAAGCCGCTTCCACGCCATGCTGGGTAGCCTCAACGGGTTGGGGGCTTTGGTATCTAAAACGCTGGGTACCGACGACGTAACGGCGGAACACGCTGATGTGTCGGCGCGGCTGGGAACTAAGCGGGCCTTGGAGCAGCGTTACGTGGCTTTACTGAGTCAGGCCAAGAAAGTGTCGGACATTCTGGAAATAGAAGAAAAGCTAGCAGAAGTGCGGGGTGATATTGAATCAACGGAAAGCCGCCTCAAGACCCTCAACGACCTAGTAGCTTATTCCACCATCACGCTGACGTATTTCCAGGAACTACCCCTGAATGCCCCTGACGCGCCAGTACTTTCGTTTGGCAGCCGACTGGTGCAGTCCTTTTACGATGGATGGGAGTTGCTCACAGGCCTTGTATTAGCTCTGGTTACAGCGTGGCCGCTCTTGCTTGGTGGGGCGCTTGGACTATGGGGGCTGCGGGCCTGGCGACAGCGCCGCCGGCAACAGACCGCTGCTACTTCTGCCTAA
- a CDS encoding HAMP domain-containing protein yields MASGKNTTPSTRRANPVVAPDSLEPSQLPAEASNGESTRKRGTVRSSRTNEAVQNPNYVNEQLNRVLFALDAFKKGDVSVRLTKQTDDIFAEIAEAYNSMVEMIGGVGGEVSRISKVAGVEGNLKARASADNAAGFWRDMINNINGLVDSIAVPVLEVGKVLKNISKGNLDETFQIPVSGDFKVMAETINKTIDNLNLFAGEVTRVAQEVGTEGKLGGQASVPNVGGVWKDLTDNVNTMASNLTSQVRDIANVANAVAKGDLTQKMTVDVKGEIFDLKNILNQMVDSLNIFGDEVTRVALEVGTEGKLGGQASVPNVGGVWKDLTDNVNYMASNLTSQVRDIANVASAVAKGDLSQKMTVDVKGELLDLKQNLNQMVDSLNLFAGEVTRVALEVGTEGKLGGQASVPNVAGVWKDLTDNVNFMASNLTLQVRDIANVATAVAKGDLTQKITVDLKGELLDLKQNLNQMVDSLNLFAGEVTRVALEVGTEGKLGGQASVPNVAGVWKDITHNVNYMASNLTSQVRDIANVATAVARGDLSQKMTVDVKGEILELKNILNQMVDSLNIFGDEVTRVAREVGTEGKLGGQAAVPRVSGTWKDLTDNVNFMASNLTSQVRDIANVASAVAKGDLTQKMTVDVKGEIFDLKNILNQMVDSLNIFAGEVTRVAREVGTEGILGGQASVPNVMGTWKDLTDNVNTMASNLTSQVRDIANVATAVAKGDLSQKVTVNVRGELLQLKENLNQMVDSLNTFGDEVTRVAREVGTEGKLGGQADVPNVRGTWKDLTDNVNFMAASLTSQVRDIANVTTAVARGDLSQKVSVDVKGELLDLKDNINRMVDSLNIFAGEVTRVAQEVGTEGRLGGQAQVPNVSGVWKDLTDNVNTMAANLTTQVRGIGKVVTGVSQGDLTQKLTLEAKGEVAELADTINRMVDDLNRLAQEVSRVAKVAGVEGKLTERATVGGVSGSWKEIVDTLNDLLESIASPVLEVSRVVRAISEGDLTQQVEIQTAGDIQAMADALNLAVDNLNDLLAEINESSQVVGTSSEEMAAKGQEMSRVTVDVALAMQQMAEGAQNQALKTDQAFKLIEEIMQATKETAGKADVGIKAAILGEQTSQLGLKTVAEVVKNMEEISAAAAQTARTIEVLSNRSQDISKTLAVITDIASQTNLLALNAAIEAARAGEAGRGFAVVAEEIRKLAEGSRRSASEIGTLVDDVKKDTTSAASAISTMEGRVLKGKNATFEASSAFKNIATSSGETLRTSRDILTATEIQKTSIGDVVKYVEEVVAIAEQTATGTQQVAGTAKGLSSSMYELTVSSQRLTDIADDLQLGLSNFQLLEEMEPEPEPEPIRTRRVARRPVAQPQPVSATPERDRASTRRTNAATDAAHARAVAARPVVATRRGDVRPTPEAPTPARKHTNADQAEAQRNRRAARRSSDDEKVATASAANSNGKATSAPAEKPAKARAKAKAK; encoded by the coding sequence ATGGCATCAGGTAAGAATACTACCCCCTCCACCCGCCGCGCTAATCCCGTGGTTGCTCCCGATTCTCTAGAGCCAAGTCAGCTTCCTGCTGAGGCCTCAAACGGAGAAAGTACGCGCAAACGCGGTACCGTACGGAGCAGCCGCACCAACGAAGCTGTTCAAAACCCTAATTATGTCAACGAGCAGTTGAATCGGGTGCTCTTTGCCCTCGATGCCTTTAAAAAAGGAGACGTATCGGTACGGCTCACCAAACAAACCGACGACATCTTTGCGGAAATAGCCGAAGCCTACAACTCCATGGTGGAGATGATTGGTGGGGTAGGGGGCGAAGTATCGCGCATTTCCAAGGTAGCGGGGGTGGAAGGCAACCTGAAGGCCCGGGCTTCTGCCGACAATGCCGCTGGTTTCTGGCGCGACATGATCAACAACATCAACGGGCTTGTAGATAGCATTGCCGTACCAGTGTTGGAAGTAGGCAAGGTGCTCAAGAACATTAGCAAAGGCAACCTCGACGAAACCTTCCAGATTCCGGTCTCAGGCGACTTCAAGGTGATGGCCGAAACCATCAACAAGACCATTGACAACCTCAACCTGTTTGCTGGCGAAGTAACCCGCGTGGCGCAGGAGGTAGGTACCGAAGGCAAACTCGGGGGCCAAGCCTCCGTGCCGAATGTTGGCGGGGTGTGGAAAGACCTGACCGACAATGTAAACACCATGGCCTCGAACCTGACCTCTCAGGTGCGAGACATTGCCAACGTAGCGAATGCCGTTGCTAAAGGCGACTTGACGCAGAAGATGACGGTGGATGTGAAAGGGGAAATCTTCGACTTGAAGAATATCCTCAACCAAATGGTGGACTCGCTCAACATCTTCGGCGACGAAGTAACCCGCGTAGCCTTGGAAGTAGGCACCGAAGGAAAGCTGGGCGGACAGGCCTCGGTGCCGAATGTAGGTGGGGTGTGGAAAGACCTGACTGACAACGTAAACTACATGGCCTCGAACCTGACAAGTCAGGTACGTGACATTGCCAACGTCGCTAGCGCGGTAGCCAAAGGCGACTTGAGCCAGAAGATGACTGTAGACGTGAAAGGCGAGCTGCTAGATTTAAAGCAGAACCTGAACCAGATGGTGGACTCCCTGAACCTGTTTGCCGGCGAGGTAACCCGCGTGGCCTTGGAAGTAGGTACGGAAGGAAAGCTCGGCGGCCAAGCCTCCGTGCCGAACGTGGCCGGTGTCTGGAAGGATTTGACCGATAATGTGAACTTCATGGCTTCGAACCTAACCTTGCAGGTTCGAGACATTGCCAACGTAGCCACGGCAGTTGCCAAAGGGGACCTAACACAGAAAATTACCGTTGATCTGAAAGGGGAGCTGCTGGATTTGAAGCAGAACCTGAACCAGATGGTGGACTCCCTGAACCTGTTTGCCGGCGAAGTAACCCGCGTGGCGCTGGAGGTAGGCACTGAGGGTAAGCTGGGTGGTCAGGCTTCGGTGCCGAATGTGGCTGGGGTGTGGAAAGACATCACCCACAACGTAAACTACATGGCCTCGAACCTAACGAGCCAGGTGCGCGATATTGCCAACGTAGCTACCGCCGTAGCGCGCGGCGACCTAAGCCAGAAAATGACGGTGGATGTGAAAGGAGAAATCCTGGAGCTGAAGAACATCCTCAACCAGATGGTGGACTCGCTCAACATCTTCGGCGACGAAGTAACCCGCGTGGCCCGCGAAGTAGGCACCGAGGGTAAGTTGGGCGGTCAAGCAGCCGTGCCCCGCGTGAGCGGCACCTGGAAAGACTTGACCGACAACGTGAACTTCATGGCCTCGAACCTGACCTCTCAGGTGCGCGACATTGCCAACGTGGCCAGCGCGGTAGCCAAAGGCGACCTGACGCAAAAGATGACGGTGGATGTGAAAGGAGAAATCTTCGACTTGAAGAACATCCTCAATCAGATGGTGGACTCGCTCAACATCTTTGCTGGCGAGGTAACCCGCGTGGCCCGGGAGGTAGGTACCGAGGGTATCTTGGGCGGCCAGGCATCCGTGCCAAATGTAATGGGCACCTGGAAAGACCTGACCGACAACGTGAACACCATGGCCTCGAACCTGACCTCTCAGGTACGCGACATTGCCAACGTGGCCACGGCCGTGGCCAAAGGAGATTTGAGCCAGAAAGTAACTGTTAACGTGCGCGGTGAGCTGCTGCAACTCAAGGAAAACTTGAACCAGATGGTGGACTCGCTCAATACCTTCGGCGACGAGGTAACCCGAGTAGCCCGCGAAGTAGGCACCGAAGGAAAGTTGGGCGGCCAGGCCGATGTGCCAAACGTGCGGGGCACCTGGAAAGACCTGACCGATAACGTAAACTTCATGGCCGCCTCGCTTACCAGCCAGGTGCGCGACATTGCTAACGTTACCACGGCCGTAGCGCGCGGCGACCTAAGCCAGAAAGTATCGGTGGATGTGAAAGGCGAACTGCTCGACCTGAAAGACAACATCAACCGCATGGTGGATTCGCTCAACATCTTCGCCGGCGAAGTAACCCGCGTGGCGCAGGAAGTAGGTACCGAAGGCCGCCTGGGTGGCCAAGCTCAGGTACCGAACGTAAGCGGCGTTTGGAAAGACCTAACCGACAACGTAAACACTATGGCCGCCAACCTCACCACGCAAGTGCGAGGCATCGGCAAAGTGGTAACCGGCGTATCGCAAGGTGACCTGACCCAGAAGCTGACCCTGGAAGCTAAGGGCGAAGTAGCCGAGCTAGCTGACACCATCAACCGCATGGTGGACGACCTGAACCGTTTGGCGCAGGAAGTAAGCCGCGTGGCCAAAGTAGCTGGGGTAGAAGGCAAACTGACCGAACGGGCAACCGTAGGCGGCGTAAGCGGCTCGTGGAAGGAAATTGTGGATACCCTCAACGACCTCCTCGAATCCATTGCCTCGCCGGTGCTAGAAGTAAGCCGGGTGGTGCGGGCCATATCCGAAGGTGACCTGACGCAGCAAGTGGAAATTCAAACGGCCGGGGATATCCAAGCCATGGCTGATGCGTTGAACCTGGCCGTAGACAACCTGAACGATCTGCTGGCGGAAATCAATGAATCGTCGCAGGTGGTGGGCACGTCGTCGGAGGAAATGGCGGCCAAAGGGCAGGAGATGAGCCGCGTAACAGTTGACGTGGCACTGGCCATGCAGCAGATGGCCGAAGGTGCGCAAAACCAGGCCCTCAAAACTGACCAGGCTTTCAAGCTAATCGAGGAAATCATGCAGGCCACCAAGGAAACGGCTGGCAAAGCCGACGTTGGTATCAAGGCCGCTATTCTTGGCGAGCAAACCTCGCAGCTCGGTTTGAAAACGGTAGCCGAGGTGGTAAAGAACATGGAGGAAATTTCGGCGGCAGCAGCTCAAACGGCCCGCACCATCGAAGTACTGTCCAACCGTTCGCAGGATATCAGCAAAACGCTGGCAGTTATCACCGACATTGCTTCCCAAACCAACCTGCTGGCTCTGAACGCCGCCATCGAAGCAGCCCGCGCCGGGGAAGCAGGCCGTGGTTTCGCTGTAGTAGCCGAAGAAATACGCAAGCTAGCCGAGGGTTCCCGTCGTTCGGCTTCGGAAATCGGTACGCTGGTTGACGACGTGAAGAAGGACACCACCAGTGCGGCCAGCGCTATTTCCACCATGGAAGGCCGAGTACTGAAAGGCAAGAACGCCACCTTCGAGGCTAGCTCTGCCTTTAAGAACATTGCGACCAGCAGCGGCGAAACTCTACGCACCTCCCGCGACATTCTTACGGCCACCGAGATTCAGAAAACCTCGATTGGCGACGTAGTGAAGTACGTGGAGGAAGTGGTAGCCATTGCCGAGCAAACGGCTACTGGCACCCAGCAAGTGGCAGGTACGGCCAAGGGTCTATCCAGCTCGATGTATGAGCTGACGGTATCGAGCCAGCGCCTGACTGACATTGCCGACGACTTGCAGCTCGGCCTCTCCAACTTCCAACTGCTGGAGGAAATGGAGCCCGAGCCCGAGCCGGAGCCAATTCGGACGCGCCGGGTAGCTCGCCGTCCGGTCGCGCAGCCTCAGCCAGTTTCCGCTACGCCGGAGCGCGACCGGGCCAGCACCCGCCGCACCAACGCCGCAACCGATGCAGCCCATGCTCGCGCCGTAGCCGCCCGTCCTGTAGTAGCTACTCGCCGCGGCGACGTCCGGCCAACGCCGGAAGCCCCAACTCCGGCGCGCAAGCACACCAACGCTGACCAAGCCGAAGCGCAACGTAACCGCCGAGCTGCCCGCCGCAGTTCCGACGATGAGAAAGTAGCCACGGCTTCTGCTGCTAACAGCAATGGAAAAGCAACTTCAGCCCCGGCTGAAAAGCCGGCCAAGGCGCGTGCCAAGGCGAAAGCGAAATAA
- a CDS encoding chemotaxis protein CheC: MDLHMTELERDVVREILNIGLARAADSFAVIAQEKVLLEVPSLDLVPGTGILQRVHEIQQEHVPVQSDIRGDFNGTTLMFFSGQHIQRLSKVCLRMNTLASTSIDEMQESLLLEISNIITGALVTQLANILKAKIYGAPPIAPRGDIADSLNNLLLEQPMVQPLIFSVITQFSDKNNSVELPLMLFFDRPTFEKILEIIRTYNFLNGQPS; this comes from the coding sequence ATGGACTTGCACATGACGGAACTGGAGCGCGACGTAGTCCGCGAGATTCTGAACATAGGACTGGCCCGCGCCGCCGATTCTTTCGCGGTGATTGCCCAAGAGAAGGTGCTACTCGAGGTACCTAGCCTTGATTTGGTGCCTGGTACGGGCATTCTGCAGAGAGTCCACGAGATTCAGCAGGAGCATGTTCCGGTGCAGTCCGATATCCGCGGTGACTTCAACGGCACCACGCTGATGTTCTTCTCCGGACAGCATATCCAGCGCTTGTCCAAGGTATGCTTGCGCATGAACACGCTTGCTTCCACTAGCATCGACGAGATGCAGGAGTCGCTGTTGCTGGAAATAAGTAACATCATTACGGGGGCTTTGGTGACGCAGCTAGCCAATATTCTGAAGGCCAAGATCTACGGTGCACCGCCCATTGCGCCCCGAGGCGACATTGCCGACTCGCTGAACAACTTGCTGCTAGAGCAGCCAATGGTGCAGCCCCTGATTTTTTCGGTTATCACCCAATTCTCCGACAAAAACAACTCGGTTGAATTGCCACTGATGCTATTCTTTGATCGGCCCACGTTCGAGAAAATCCTGGAAATTATTCGCACGTACAATTTCCTGAACGGTCAGCCTTCTTAG
- a CDS encoding chemotaxis protein CheB gives MPDISAPFTVLLGNLPTTGRLALKRLLEQQPRLCVVCAGENPAELLAYAYRLRPQLLIVSELELRVVEALSRQMVVPVLLYCEAAPLAGMLREASRWGVTNFISANTSASEWGSEVLRKVWAAFPLPTSPIEAVSRVGAVPGLPGGVVVIGGSTGGTTAVESLVRALPATLACAVIVAVHLPAAFLDSFVKRLARASALPVVAGWAGTLLEPGRIVVAPGGRNVLVRRATTSPWQCWQLDIATEASPSGDEPSIDILMRSVARTVGPNVLGVVLTGMGRDGTLGAQAIRQHGGTVLVQDKASSVVFSMPNSVIQAGWANAVLSLADLPNAITLHAGRFRRVMAEARNKVSSVPQAV, from the coding sequence GTGCCTGATATTTCCGCTCCGTTTACTGTATTGCTAGGTAATCTGCCCACTACGGGGCGGTTGGCCTTGAAGCGCTTGCTCGAGCAGCAGCCAAGGCTCTGCGTGGTGTGTGCTGGCGAAAACCCGGCCGAACTCTTGGCGTACGCGTATCGTCTGCGTCCACAGTTGCTGATTGTGAGCGAGCTAGAGTTGCGTGTAGTAGAAGCGTTAAGCCGCCAGATGGTGGTGCCTGTGTTGCTGTACTGCGAAGCAGCGCCATTGGCTGGCATGCTGCGTGAGGCCAGCCGTTGGGGTGTAACGAACTTTATTTCAGCCAACACAAGTGCAAGTGAATGGGGGAGTGAGGTGCTGCGCAAAGTCTGGGCAGCCTTCCCGTTGCCTACTTCTCCTATAGAAGCTGTCAGCCGGGTGGGTGCGGTTCCGGGCTTACCAGGTGGTGTTGTAGTAATTGGTGGCTCTACTGGGGGAACCACCGCAGTGGAGTCGTTGGTTCGAGCGTTGCCGGCTACGCTGGCTTGCGCGGTGATCGTGGCGGTGCACTTACCGGCCGCTTTTCTTGATTCCTTTGTGAAGCGTTTGGCTCGGGCTAGTGCGCTGCCCGTGGTAGCGGGCTGGGCTGGTACGTTGCTTGAGCCTGGCCGTATTGTGGTGGCGCCAGGTGGGCGCAATGTGCTGGTGCGACGGGCCACTACTAGCCCTTGGCAATGCTGGCAACTCGATATAGCAACTGAAGCCAGTCCGTCCGGCGACGAGCCTTCTATCGACATTTTGATGCGTTCCGTTGCTCGCACTGTGGGCCCCAACGTGTTGGGCGTAGTGCTCACAGGTATGGGGCGTGATGGCACGCTAGGAGCCCAGGCTATTCGCCAGCATGGTGGCACCGTATTGGTGCAGGACAAGGCTTCTTCGGTGGTCTTTTCGATGCCGAACTCGGTCATCCAAGCGGGCTGGGCCAATGCTGTGCTATCACTAGCCGACCTGCCTAACGCCATTACGTTGCATGCCGGTCGGTTCCGGCGGGTGATGGCCGAGGCTCGAAACAAGGTGTCGTCTGTTCCTCAAGCCGTCTGA
- a CDS encoding chemotaxis protein CheW — protein sequence MADAEQPNDKKSTKPDAIIQLIVFRLGEEEYGLRIEQVKEVTVTPEVARMPKTPPFIKGIANLRGDIIAIVDLEERFGLRPAGQELPTTSYTLAIEAKDYTIGIVVREVPQPLSIPISIIEKAPEFIQDININDKYIEGIAKVDGRIIIVLDMLKLLTPSEIMQLQSS from the coding sequence ATGGCTGACGCAGAACAACCTAACGACAAAAAAAGCACTAAGCCCGACGCCATCATTCAATTGATTGTATTTCGGCTTGGGGAAGAGGAATACGGCCTGCGCATCGAGCAAGTGAAGGAAGTGACGGTGACACCCGAAGTGGCCCGCATGCCCAAAACGCCCCCTTTTATCAAAGGCATTGCCAACCTGCGCGGCGACATCATTGCCATTGTAGATCTGGAAGAGCGTTTCGGCCTGCGGCCTGCGGGGCAGGAGCTACCCACTACCTCGTATACGCTAGCCATTGAAGCCAAAGATTACACCATTGGCATAGTGGTACGTGAGGTGCCGCAACCGTTGTCGATTCCTATTTCCATCATTGAAAAGGCTCCTGAATTCATCCAGGACATCAACATCAATGACAAGTACATCGAGGGAATTGCCAAGGTAGATGGACGTATCATCATTGTGCTTGATATGCTAAAGCTGCTCACTCCCTCGGAAATCATGCAGTTGCAGTCTTCCTGA
- a CDS encoding phage holin family protein, which produces MGFILKFLLTAVITYLLAAFLPGSHIGGFGDAILLVIVLAVLNAVLKPILKLLGLPITILTLGLFLLVINAAIVMIADALIPGFKLDGFLSAVLFSVVLSVVTAVIDMVVD; this is translated from the coding sequence ATGGGATTCATTCTCAAGTTTTTGCTCACGGCAGTTATCACATATCTGCTGGCGGCTTTCCTGCCAGGCTCTCACATTGGTGGCTTCGGTGATGCTATTTTGTTGGTAATTGTGCTGGCCGTGCTTAACGCCGTACTAAAGCCCATTCTGAAATTGCTCGGGCTGCCCATCACCATCCTGACGCTTGGCCTCTTCCTGCTGGTCATTAACGCGGCTATCGTGATGATTGCCGACGCCCTGATTCCTGGGTTCAAACTAGATGGCTTTCTCTCCGCGGTGCTGTTCAGCGTCGTGTTATCGGTCGTGACAGCCGTTATAGACATGGTGGTTGACTAA
- a CDS encoding chemotaxis protein CheA — protein MKSREQEYREIFMAEALEYYDSMSRHISELERNPQDQPALNELFRLMHNLKSNSRAMGFTEIGEVAHHMETIFGLIRDKQREFAGSLTKVLFSGVDMLGAMIRAVGEEADMPDVSILLENLDRLVRGEEPELADEDISDEEANRKLELSDLVYIQIKKLDHLLNLVGELIIDRDRILTLSQEIGNTALQNTAAHLFRITDELQYSVMDARLVNVGSLLNKFPRVVRDVASAEQKQVELTLSGQDIQIDRNILQIITDALLHLVRNAVAHGIETPAERTKAGKSAEGHLQLSAQTERDDVLIRVVDDGKGINIEQVRRKAVERGLVTKQQAKVLDDDSVRAFLFEPGFSMAKEVTEISGRGVGLDVVKLAIDSLGGQLRVDSKVGEGTTFTLVLPTSIAVKGALLFELKQRSYAIPLMHTDSVVSLWPEQLHVVGGLLMAGVQGENVPIVCLHRLLNGEGPMAPVTRAEVQGRQDIIIIAYNNRKLGLIVDRFLRQQDIVIKPMSKPLDTIELFGGVTLLGSGQVCLVLDVPALTRLFLARRP, from the coding sequence ATGAAATCACGCGAGCAGGAATACCGCGAAATCTTCATGGCTGAGGCGTTGGAATATTATGATTCCATGAGCCGGCACATTAGTGAGCTGGAGCGTAACCCACAGGATCAACCCGCACTCAATGAGTTGTTTCGATTGATGCACAACCTCAAATCCAACTCGCGGGCCATGGGCTTCACTGAGATTGGGGAGGTGGCGCACCACATGGAAACCATCTTTGGTCTTATCCGAGACAAGCAGCGTGAATTTGCTGGCAGCCTAACCAAGGTGCTGTTCTCTGGGGTCGATATGCTAGGCGCCATGATTCGGGCAGTAGGCGAAGAAGCCGATATGCCTGACGTGTCTATTCTGCTGGAAAACCTGGACCGTTTGGTGCGTGGAGAAGAGCCAGAACTAGCCGACGAAGACATAAGTGACGAAGAAGCCAACCGCAAGCTAGAACTTTCGGACCTGGTTTATATTCAGATCAAGAAGCTTGATCATCTGCTCAACCTGGTAGGAGAGTTAATTATCGACCGAGACCGAATTCTGACGCTAAGCCAGGAAATCGGCAACACAGCGCTGCAAAACACGGCGGCGCACTTATTCCGTATCACCGACGAGCTACAGTATTCGGTGATGGATGCCCGCTTAGTAAATGTCGGGTCTTTGCTTAACAAGTTTCCCCGAGTGGTGCGCGACGTAGCTAGCGCCGAGCAGAAGCAGGTGGAACTCACGCTGAGTGGTCAAGACATCCAGATAGACCGTAACATCCTTCAAATCATCACGGATGCATTGCTGCATTTGGTGCGAAATGCAGTGGCCCACGGCATCGAGACGCCTGCTGAGCGGACGAAAGCGGGTAAATCGGCGGAAGGCCATCTGCAGCTCTCCGCGCAAACCGAGCGCGACGATGTGCTGATCCGGGTAGTGGACGATGGCAAAGGCATCAACATCGAACAAGTGCGGCGGAAGGCCGTGGAGCGGGGGCTCGTCACCAAGCAGCAAGCCAAAGTCCTCGACGATGATTCCGTTCGGGCCTTTCTGTTCGAGCCAGGCTTTTCAATGGCCAAGGAGGTCACCGAAATTTCTGGCCGAGGCGTGGGGCTCGATGTAGTGAAGCTAGCCATCGACTCGTTGGGCGGACAATTGCGCGTCGATTCGAAAGTAGGGGAAGGAACCACGTTTACGCTAGTACTACCCACTTCCATTGCCGTAAAAGGGGCGTTGCTCTTCGAGTTGAAACAGCGCAGCTATGCTATTCCGCTCATGCACACCGACTCTGTAGTTTCTCTTTGGCCCGAGCAATTGCACGTGGTAGGAGGGTTGCTGATGGCCGGCGTCCAAGGCGAAAACGTACCCATTGTGTGTCTACACCGCCTGCTCAACGGCGAGGGGCCAATGGCTCCGGTTACCCGAGCCGAAGTACAGGGCCGACAAGACATCATCATCATTGCTTACAACAACCGCAAACTAGGGCTTATTGTCGACCGTTTCTTGCGGCAGCAAGACATTGTTATCAAGCCAATGAGTAAGCCGTTGGATACCATCGAATTATTTGGCGGCGTTACGCTGCTTGGCAGTGGGCAAGTATGCCTAGTGCTCGACGTGCCTGCCTTAACTCGACTGTTTCTAGCCCGGCGACCCTAA